A genomic stretch from Fusarium musae strain F31 chromosome 9, whole genome shotgun sequence includes:
- a CDS encoding hypothetical protein (EggNog:ENOG41), which produces MPSRTNGVGVQAEDTRICVVMVGLPARGKSYIAQRAQRYLQWLSIPAQTFNVGNYRRNDAPQPTADFFDINNPEGERTRRAAAEAAVADMLAWFRSGGIVGILDATNSTLERRKWVLEVCNENGIEVLFVESKCDDEELIMANIRDVKTTSPDYRGQDPETAALDFRNRIRNYEKVYCTIDADGKESHLTYLKIMDVGKQVIISRIRDYLQSRIVYYLMNLHIRPRSVWLSRHGESLYNIDGRIGGDTLLSPRGEQYARKLPELVRKSVGDDRPLTVWTSTLRRTIATSRFLPQHYNQLQWKALDELDSGVCDGLTYQEIKDRYPEDFAARDEDKYNYRYRGGESYRDVVIRLEPIIMELERSEDILIVTHQAVLRCIYAYFMKKDQSKSPWMNVPLHTLIKLTPGAYGTDEVRYEANIPAVSTWRGKGSTAKHENPAPGVM; this is translated from the exons ATGCCTTCTCGAACTAACGGTGTCGGCGTTCAGGCCGAAGATACCAGGATCTGCGTGGTCATGGTCGGTCTACCAGCCCGAGGCAAGAGTTATATCGCCCAAAGAG CTCAGCGATATCTTCAGTGGCTTTCCATCCCCGCACAGACTTTCAACGTTGGCAACTACCGCCGTAATGATGCACCACAACCCACGGCCGATTTTTTCGATATCAACAATCCCGAAGGAGAACGCACCCGCCGTGCTGCCGCCGAGGCTGCTGTTGCCGACATGCTCGCCTGGTTTCGTTCTGGCGGCATTGTGGGTATTCTCGATGCTACCAATTCTACTCTGGAACGTCGCAAGTGGGTTCTGGAGGTCTGCAATGAAAACGGTATCGAGGTTCTCTTTGTTGAGAGCAAGTGCGACGACGAAGaactcatcatggccaaTATCCGAGACGTCAAGACTACTAGCCCGGACTACCGCGGACAGGACCCTGAAACTGCTGCTCTCGATTTCCGTAATCGAATTCGCAACTACGAAAAGGTGTACTGCACCATTGACGCTGATGGTAAAGAGTCTCACCTTACTTACCTCAAGATCATGGATGTCGGTAAGCAAGTCATTATCAGCCGTATTCGAGATTACCTCCAAAGTCGCATTGTGTACTATCTTATGAATCTACACATCCGTCCTCGTTCAGTTTGGCTATCAAGA CATGGGGAATCCTTGTATAACATTGACGGAAGAATTGGCGGTGATACACTCCTTTCACCTCGTGGTGAACAATATGCCAGAAAACTTCCTGAGCTCGTCCGAAAATCAGTTGGT GATGATCGACCACTAACAGTATGGACCTCAACTTTGCGACGCACTATTGCTACTTCTCGTTTCCTTCCTCAGCACTACAATCAACTCCAGTGGAAGGCGCTCGATGAGCTCGACTCGGGAGTATGCGATGGCCTGACCTACCAGGAGATCAAGGACCGATATCCCGAGGACTTTGCCGCCCGTGATGAAGACAAGTACAACTACCGATATCGTGGCGGAGAATCGTACCGCGATGTTGTTATTCGCCTTGAACCCATCATCATGGAATTGGAGCGAAGTGAAGATATTCTTATCGTCACCCACCAAGCTGTGCTACGATGTATATATGCATATTTCATGAAGAAGGACCAGTCTAAGAGCCCCTGGATGAATGTGCCACTACACACCTTGATCAAACTCACCCCAGGAGCCTACGGTACCGACGAAGTTCGCTATGAAGCCAATATTCCTGCTGTCAGCACCTGGAGAGGCAAGGGTAGCACCGCTAAGCACGAGAATCCAGCCCCTGGTGTCATGTAA
- a CDS encoding hypothetical protein (EggNog:ENOG41~MEROPS:MER0090759), translating to MCPSFAAVAGNQVAQTHWDLSTSLNGFSFERARAISAKTIDRTGVRMSRLKSLKHKTGSHPRSALSHLTRTHLAAAGKGTVPHQNISAVGSFSTAYAIQCTWDDTPVWLIFDTGSSDTWAAKTGFTCEDASGNLRKTQSPCSFGQPHIENFLHDISEVYFHRRYGSGEDVSGPMGVSDIACGGILVPKQQVGLASRAYWRGDNTTVGILGLAYPSLTSAYLGDPNDTSDESEWNNYPYSPWFTTAISKGVVDPVFSVSIERNTSDGVLAWVNPAARVFNAKLVEREKTGWEPSFYTIIPDGLQWGTTTDTAKYPYIVDTGTTMMHIPPPLKALAEAIAKAFQPPATWMFEWSAYFVDCNAIPPHFAVIIKGVRFWINPADLIYQDFTEPVTGKCAIAISTGGSGPYILGDLFLQNVVALFDVGGAEMRFYSK from the exons ATGTGCCCTTCTTTCGCGGCCGTGGCTGGCAATCAAGTTGCTCAGACACACTGGGATCTTTCAACTTCACTCAACGGCTTCTCCTTCGAAAGAGCCAGAGCCATCTCCGCCAAAACCATTGATCGCACCGGTGTTCGCATGTCACGActcaagagcctcaagcACAAGACTGGCTCCCATCCGAGATCTGCTCTCTCCCATCTCACACGAACTCATCTCGCAGCTGCCGGGAAGGGTACCGTCCCTCACCAAAACATTTCTGCTGTCGGGAGCTTCTCCACTGCGTACGCTATCCAGTGCACCTGGGACGACACCCCGGTTTGGCTCATCTTCGACACTGGAAGCTCTGACACATGGGCTGCCAAGACTGGATTCACCTGTGAGGATGCATCAGGCAACTTGAGAAAAACCCAATCTCCATGCAGTTTCGGCCAACCTCATATCGAGAACTTCCTTCATGATATCTCCGAAGTCTACTTCCATCGCCGTTATGGCTCTGGGGAGGATGTATCAGGGCCCATGGGAGTCTCTGATATCGCTTGTGGTGGGATTTTGGTCCCCAAACAACAAGTCGGCTTGGCCAGCAGAGCCTATTGGCGTGGTGACAACACCACTGTTGGTATTTTAGGCCTTGCCTATCCATCTCTAACAAGCGCCTACCTCGGTGACCCCAACGACACTTCCGATGAATCTGAATGGAACAACTACCCTTACTCGCCTTGGTTTACCACAGCTATCTCAAAAGGCGTGGTCGATCCTGTCTTCAGCGTTTCTATTGAAAGAAACACCAGTGATGGCGTCCTGGCTTGGG TTAATCCTGCAGCGAGAGTGTTTAAC GCCAAGCTCGTTGAGCGTGAGAAGACTGGCTGGGAGCCCTCTTTCTACACCATCATTCCTGATGGCTTACAATGGGGAACCACTACAGACACTGCAAAATATCCCTACATCGTCGACACTGGGACCACAATGATGCATATTCCCCCTC CTCTAAAAGCCCTGGCTGAAGCCATTGCCAAAGCTTTCCAGCCTCCAGCCACGTGGATGTTTGAGTGGAGTGCCTACTTTGTCGACTGCAACGCCATCCCTCCCCATTTTgcagtcatcatcaaaggGGTTCGGTTCTGGATCAACCCAGCTGATTTGATCTATCAGGATTTCACGGAACCGGTGACTGGGAAATGTGCAATCGCAATTTCGACGGGAGGATCTGGGCCATATATTTTGGGGGATCTGTTCTTGCAGAACGTTGTGGCTCTCTTTGATGTGGGTGGTGCAGAGATGCGTTTCTACTCCAAATAG